The following nucleotide sequence is from Apium graveolens cultivar Ventura chromosome 4, ASM990537v1, whole genome shotgun sequence.
gtacgtcagaatttggagtgttcttcatgaattatgaatggtgattatgttaactccttagaagaattctatacgtcatgtatggactccgtatggttagatattaagatttcatggaaagtgaatgacgacagtaggtcagtggtggaccatagtaatgcagcaatgattctgcgagtaatgagctgattacaaccgtgagagttgtattggaatggatgttgagattgagtacccctaatcgggtcgtgttgacatataagttatctttgatagaaaaactaggtcgattatttaccttttgaatatttattctttcttatcaatagagagtcgtattactatacgagggAGGTTGCattgcaagcatagaattctagtaacgatgatgtctagaatgagatcccagattcgattttcgatatcgagggagtttcaaaggtgattgggtataagctcgaggaagagcatgggtccatagaatgatggatggaatagcaaaaatatttaggcatgtgaaatacgatgctataatacttgatgttgatatatatacgtatatgttttgttctcctatgacaaacctctatagttcagaggtagattccaagccatatattttttggcagtatattatatatatatacaattctcttcaattcgtacttttctctccttttcatttcatataagctgagaagaacaacccttccagaaggggaggtattgccgaatgactatctatctgtgtgatagaagcctagtaggataccacatgttgtttaattgcttgtcaagtactaaaggctggccagcttttgtactaactatgcaatagaacaagtgttcatgatcatagtgatctctcaacaaattcctttacttctatatgattgatcaaactttggaaaatagaaacagctgaaaaaggagtagtaaagattatgatggtattcggaatggaaacacattcgtgatactaaggttgacgtggttattaaaaggttatagaacgctaacgagcaagaatataaccagtataatattaggaatggaaggtagtagcgattacgaactggaaaagaatgggtattgagaagcaaaagctcaaatgctaaaagctataatgagagtctgtgcaatagacttgaaagaatttggaatgatcacttaacacaggttgagttttctcacgataatagatcgtatgtcaggtatcgagatgtcgtcttatgagatctttgagggaagacaatgtcgatcccccttatgttaggatgaagttgtagagcgcaagatgctcggaccagcagtggtccaaaggaccaaggatataatagatttaatcagaggacggctggtagtagcccaagatgggaatatgaagtatgctgatttgactcgaaaggacaaagagtatgaaataggggacctagtgttgttataggtattgccttggaaaggattgatgaggttcggaaagaaatgaaagctaagtccacaaattgttggacccttggatatattaagacgtattggggagttagcatatgagctagccctacccccgaacatgtagcaagtcataacgtgtttcacgtatcaatgttaaggaagtgtaattcagatgccagataaataggagcatatgagcgcctagacatgcaaccagacgtaacctatatagagcaaccagaaagggttatagattgaaaaaggaacaagtgcttaggagaagggttatcaaactatttagagtttgatggaagaaccacaatgtgggaaaatttactcgagagttagaaagtgcaatgttaagagagtatccctattcattttctatctgattccgggacggaatccttttaaggaggggagactgtaataaacccaaattttggaatttttgaaacccttatgaatagtgattttgctgaataagaaaacttttcatgccacactatatagggattcttctattgttattctgagaacttattagtactttatatgggatataagtgtatgtaaagatcgtcagaatccaaattcgaacactttgatttttcccgaaaatccaccagatatcgaaagaattgagtataaagtaacaggataaaaaggatttaaattcaaggattgtaagagaggatcataaaaggaatataatgtattgagaaaggttaaaggaacccaagtaataagatcccgggtatgatccctcaaacgataaacgaaaacgaaagttaagcgaaccgtataatagatcaacggtcattagccaagtaattagaaactaatcaaagagattagtggggatgatgtcatcaaaccaatgagaagaggacaaaggtgggagggtgacatcacatggtgacataagcatgaccaaagcaagtgtgttgttggttgatttagaaccacacaaaagttaccatggtaaaaggtaagaaaacaaaacaaaacaaatcaaaaaacaaccaaccaagccaaaacatttcattttcaccaaaaacaaaaagctatctcatttcttcatcaagctctcggcttttttcattttcaaaggaaagaaaaatccaaaaccaagatccaagctttgttaaatcatgaggtaattatctaaggttccttatacatagatatagctatcccatgtgtttaagcttctaattccttcacaatctcttccaataaatcaaggaagaagatggtgaatagtaaccttcaagaaataactttggttttcttgatttttatgaaagttcaaggtagcttaagcatagatcaaggcttccatgggcatttcaaggatctttcattgattaaaagcttcaaggaaggtataactctaaattatcttagcattaagttgtttggtataaatgattatgatgatggaatgatagattaagtgtagtagttgctttgtcatgttgagatcttagtttTTAAGTGTTTTTATTGATTTTGGaagttaagagtagcactagttgttcttgatgattcatggtatgatttgggcttggtttaaatggtttaaagtggtttatgagtgatattgtcatatggttgtattgggattgattggtgatggtttggtgttgaattggtttggtaatattttgggaaatcgcgtaaacatagccgtcgtaatgcccgatttaccgtagactgtttttgttcttaacatcagaacccttgaactcactgttaggttttgaccattgccatttttagatagttcatgttacgagcttcgttttgatatgtggtacgcttgaatccgatgtacggtttaggagaaacaaccgttttaagtaacggcgtttcgcgaacgaaccattatccctcgccttactttgaaaccttggttaaggaatTTAAATGACTAAatggggtatgaaacatttatttaaagtggattaggatgttgttaaggtactcgtgaaagaatcgctttaaaattcttaatggtaaatttattaaaaatggtggagccgagggtactcgagcgacttaagtgaatcgttaagcgcgaaagcgaacgttaggactctaaatggttaaagtctagtttcttaagcgatcggggtttaatttagacttatgttgttattcataggttatcggacccactctaagcttaagtctatccgggagcactcaggcaagttttatacccgttatactgttgttgtgatgtatacatttgtatatgcattatcttgtgatagatgcataatggttaattagcaaattcttgcgatatattgtagcatgtgatatggtatatatgcatgcctgtttcgtattcttgatacatatatctgttgattcagttgataatacatttgctagagataagcggtatttgcatatacccttagtataggggacccaaaggtgatcatttttctaaaaccgggagtcgaggctcccgagtataatatatatatatatatatatttatatatatttatatatatatgaatagttttcaaaactatgaatcgaataaggtttattcgataactttattttattaatgaatattattttgaatattcattcgagggcttatgaccccgtttattttgttactgaatattattttgaatattcattcgagggcttatgaccccgtttattttattaatgaatattattttgaatattcattcgaggacttatgactccgattaattactaattattattctttattttattaaggaataatgtgtcgataatcaaactcatttttgattattcaaataaagatattactttcgtataagtatatctttggttatttaatattcatttcaagtataagttttaaaacttctacttcaattatttttataaagattattctttatgagaatattatttaaataataatattcagatattttctaatatattgggactgatttattttattaaatcagcattactccaaacattcttaaaaatgtttgcgagtcttcaaaatgattttaaaagttagagcggatcccaaaactcattttttttatatttaagatcttcctttcaaaggggatttaaatattcgctcaaaacctgagggatccggctctgtggtgtgttttatattcgcaacaaggttgctattttgataaaagagtttttgattacttacccaatactcgggaagtaaaattcttggaacaagttaatccattaacaggcatcgcctgggaaatatcggtgagttttcctttccaactagatacgacttcttggtggagccgtatcaccaagtttctacttggggaaagtggggacgagctttacgtttcagagtcatggatttcatctgaactaggagtggcgtaagtggtcgagtggcgccggcccatcctaattatattggcccaaatggcctggaagttccgctaagacggtccattccttaggagtccagtgttcggttgacaagtaaatccgacaggttctcctctacatgtagaaaatggtggggttgtactactgcgactgatcatcgtaagtggtcttcctggcgcgacaaactcccgtaatgagttcatcatccagttggatatttctgcaacactacccagaacacttcgatagaaaggctacggctgggcgattgttgagtgttggcagggtcgagttttcaaaatggtgtttccattgaatgaagtatctcgtaacttcatttcttttgaatgatatttcaaagattgattctatacaagttatgcattgtagcttcatatatgtgatgaactaattataacttgaacggtggtagttcaagtagtattcggaaaagatataagtatattggagtatcttgtaacttcatcttttaaacttatatctagtaaatgattatcttgtgcatgtcaaagattttcagaaaaacgttgagacaaggttagatatacgagatcacgttgcaacgatatttttatacagttgtaaactggaactctgtgtatattatacatgtcagaggatttcaaagattgtgaaaagtatatatgtatatatatactgaatattttgcaacttggtcgcgttaagataacaaacttggttcacttctttttgaccaagactttcatgagtactatgagaatgctcatatattgttaatcattatacatattattttggtgggcttgttgctcacccttgctttcttctttcatcacacaataacagatagaaaagatgaacaggaccaagcttccaattcgcaagcggttaggaaatgttccggagttttctggaagcgttgatgccgctgtagctgaggtataaattaccaataggctggactttcaacttctgatgtactagacttatgtatctatatgaattgtattaatggcaaagaaatgtaaatttattcagaacccttttaaggtgtaacggtttataattgtggaatataaggacttgtgttatttttgggtattcatctctgagactataacttgtggtgtgtgtgtgtatattatggggtcacagtataaagtagttgattgtttaataagattgggtgttattaagggaaatggaactcgtgacaacccggatccccgaccccggatttgggggtgttacagaaatggtatcagagccaagcgttataaacctcagagatgatgtgacgttaagataataagttcacaaagataataaaaactcttgccaagttcatagtcgggctacctaacgtagtactgacagttaaaacccttatatgaacccttataaatatcgtgatagaagcgtagttcgttatcgtatatagtagcgggactccgaaccctgagggtGAGGAGCAACAGcatgatgatgttttattactgattggggatcagattgtggatccaatggaacaccctaatgagggaccggatgatattcatattaaggatgtagcggttggggatgttgtcccagaagggattgttgttgagaaggatctcgtggaggatcctaacaagactgaagggatgaccgctgaggaattgataaccatggttagggtgactaccagaggttggattggccggtcactgccggaggttcgttcgagtttgtaaagatagtagcccctttaacgcggcttactcgtaaggctgagaagtttgaatggacggagaaatgcgagaacaactttcaagaactgaagcaaagattggtgatggcccctatgttggcattgccggatggaaaaaggagattttgtgatttgtattgacgcttcgcataaggaattagggtgctcttatacagcacaacaaggtactcgcgtacgcgtcaagaaaattaagggaatataaaattcgatatccccatccatgagcttgggctcatggtaatagttttgccctaaagattggaggcactacttgtatgatgagaagtgcaagaattacctaagccataagtgctttagtacattttcacgcagaaagagctcaacatgcgccaaatgaggtggttagagctaatcaaggattacgattatgagattctttatcgttcggggaaagccaatgtggtggctgatgcccttagtaaaaaggagagactcaagatgataatgtctttgagagagtttataagagattttgagaaaatggaaatagaagtgaaggtaaccagagccggtaccgaaaagctgtttgagattgcaatacagcctgaattattggaaaagaacatattgtgccagaaaaagtgatgaatgaaggaatAGAGCCAataaatagataagagattaataccgagaaagatgataagggaataatgaggtattcctacagaatttgggttccaaatgttcaagagcttaaagatgagatcttagatgaaagctagtttgaggaataagatttagagcaaaccctgaacgtgatagtcagggaggtcgccatcaagatagaaggaacccataacacgatgaagtggaaaatgaggatttaaaatatgtaggatgaccccgattatggggaggaggagggaatgttcagactaaggaaacagaagtcgagtaaggaaaggagacccgagacggtactcctatacgaaaatttatggacctgtctagacagaacttagactattatccccaaccaccaccctgaggaaacaatacggtgagaaattctttcaggacctttaagtcccCAGCCAATGAGCAGCAGCCATGAATCTGAAGAATACCTAAAATTGTGCCACGTGCCCCTTTTCCTTTTCTCACAACCCCATTTTGTCCCGTTTTTATAAATTTAACGAACCATCGCGCAAATAAAATAATCCCgaaaaatttcaaataaatttttaaaatgtcACGAATAATTTAAAgtgattaaaaataattttttcaaaaattttaaagtatttttaaaaCATAACTCGTACTCGCAGTTCATAATTAAcaaaccgagctgcacttaaaacaatttcagaaaatcatgagAATAATTTTAAGatgttataaatatcccaaagttaattaaaacataattttcaaaattttaaaacaatttctaaaacacaatttatacccgctttttaacaattaacgaaacaacgcgcgggtgaaattaatcccaaaacaattccgaaacaattttaaaaaattctcgaaatattccaaacttaaataaatatgagtttcatgatttttaaagaattctggaattaatacagattttacaaataaatgcactCAGAAAATCTTACAGGGTTAattaattgatgaaatattgatttctaaattttgtaaaatcccaaaaataattattgtaattataaaaccataaaactaattttagagacaatccaaatatttacgaatttaaaattgtaataaaatcacctttaaaattaaaacaaaacaatataactcaatctttaactacacattccaatcatttacaccaataaatcacagacaaatagtatatatcaacatactgctgccaaaaccaagacacatattttatttaattaatacttctacaattacatatttaaataattcaaaattatacGAGTCATTATACTGGATATTTGCAAAAAGTGTAAAACATCTAGGTGGAAAGTAGTTGAAGATAGAAATGGGCCTAATATGGATATATCTAAGTCGAAGGAATATAAAGTCCCAGCAAAAGTGTTGAGGTACTTTTCTTTGAAGCCATGGCTGCAAAGAATGTTCATGAGCTCTGATTATTCTAACTCAATGATATGGCATGCGTTAGCACGAAAAAAGGATGGCAAGTTGAGGCATCCGGTTGACGGCAAGGGCTGGAAGTCTCTAGATACCAAATATCCAGAATTCGGGGCAGAAATGCGAAATGTTAGGTTAGGATTAGCTGCCGACGGATTTAATCCATATCGGTCAATGAATATTTCTCATAGCACCTGGCTAGTTGTGCTAGTGAATTACAACCTTCCCCCTTGGTTAGTCATGAAACCTGAAAATTTAATTCTTTCAACCTTAATTCCTGGCCCTATTTATCCTAGCAACGAGATTGATGTTTATATGCAGCCATTAATCAAAGAATTGAAAGAATTATGGGAGGTTGGGATAGAAACTTATGATGCAAGGGTAGACAACACATTTAGGCTGCACGCAGTCCTCTTATGGACGATAAGTGACTTTCCGGGATATGCAGTTTTATCGGGTTGAAGCACGAAAGGTAAACTGGCCTGCCCTTCATGCCACTACGAGACCTCGTCAACATATTTAAAATATAGCAAGAAGGTGGTATATTTAAACCAAAGAAAATTTCTTCCTCCCGACCACAAGTGGAGGTCTGATAGGCGGAGATTCAATGGGAATGTAGAATTGCTAGGAAGTCCTGAACTGTTAACAGGAACAGAGGTTGAGAATCTTTTGTGTGGCTATGAAAATGACTTCGGGAAGCAACAGAAAAAACATAGGGGTTCTTCATCAGATTGCCCTTGGAAGAAAAAGTCCATCTTTTTCGAGTTACCATATTGGAGCAGTAATATGGTAAAGCATAACCTAGATGTGATGCATATTGAAAAGAACATTTGTGATAAAATTATGGGTACTTTATTAGATATCGGGGGCAGGATAAAAGATCATCTTAGTgctcatcaagatctagaagaaATGGGGATTAGGAAAGATCTTCATCCAGTCAGATGTGATGATAACAAACATGTTAAAGTTAGGACAGCTAGTTTTGATATGAccaaaaaagaaaaagaaatctTTTGTTCAGTTCTGATGAATGCTAAGTTACCCCACAGATTTGCCTCTAATATTAGTCGCTGTATTCAAATGAATGAGCGGAAGATATCGGGTTATAAGAGTCATGACGCACATTTTATTCTTCAATTTCTATTCCAATTTGCGGTGGTTAAAACTCTAAAACCTGAGGTAGAAATACCTTTAATGAGGTTGGGGGCATTTTTTCGGGGTATATGTGGCAAAGTCATCGAATTAGAAGATGTTGAGAAGTTACCAAATGAAATCATTGAGATACTTTGTGAACTTGAAATGATCTTTCCATCTGCGTTTTTCGACATAATGGTTCACTTACCAATTCACTTGTGTAAGGAAATCGAATTTGGAGGTCCGGTGCACTTAAGGTGGATGTTTGGAGTTGAAAGTTATTTGTGCAAGTTGAAATCCTATGTTCGAAATAGGAGCAAGCCAGAGGGGTGCATAGCTGAGGGGTACTTGGTTGAGGAATGTTTAACATTTTGTTCTTGATTTTTTGATGAGCAGTGTAAAAACAGAAGTGATCAGAAGGACTGTAACAAAGATGCTGGATATCCTATTGGATCTCGTAAAAGAAAAGATGGGAAATCTATACACCTAGAAGATAAAGTATGGACTAAGGCTCATTGATACATATTCAACTGTGACAACGAAGAAATCGAGAAGCTTAAAAAGTAAGTGTTTCTGGGAACAAAGAAAGCTGatccaaattttataaaactGTAAACCATCATAATCttgtgctaatttggtgttattATAATTGTAGTGAGCACCGTAGCTTGGTTGAAAAAGATGCGAAGGTAAAGAAGTATAAACGTGAAAGAACACATGCAACTGAATTTCACAAGTGGTTAAAAGAGGTGGTTCGAAACAAAAATGACATATCAATGGAATTATCGTCTTTGGCAAGAGGGCCTCATCGGGCAGCTAAACAATTTACGGGTTATATTGTCAACGGGTTCAGATTTCACACCAAGCAGAGAGATAGTAGGTGTACTACACAGAATAGTGGTGTCTTCCTCACTGCTTTAACCACTAATTTCGCGACTGTTAAAGACAAAAATCTAATAGTTGGGGAAGTTGGTTATTATGGCGCAATTGAGGACATCATTGAGGTTGACTATTGGGGAGCACTGGCTGTAGTCATATTTAGGTGTTGTTGGTATCAAAAAGAAAAGGATTGTCATGGGTTAACAAGAgtgaattttaataaattatatgaaAAAGATGATCCTTTCGTTCTAGCTACACAAGTTCAGCAAGTCTTCTATGTAGAAGACCCTACTGAAAAGAATGTGCATTTTGTCATCAAGAAATTTCCGAAGGATCAGTATTCTGATGTAGAAGACGAGATAAATGTAGTAGTAGAAATCACCGAAGAACGATTACCTACAGATGATATCATGAGTTGGTGCAGAGATGACGTTCAGATAAAACAAATTCCGGTTACCCTTGATGAAGAAGTAGATAATAATGAAATCTGACAAAAAGAGAATTTATTTTCTCTTTATAGTTTTGCTACTTTGTAGTTATTTCATATTTTGATCAGTTTCAATTGTGGTAGTTTAAATTAAAAGAATCATTTGTATTCCTTAGTTGTAAAAGAATGTTGTATTTAGTTGAATTTTTTGCAAATTTGGTATTTTATTTCTCTTGTTCATAAAATCTGTTGTGTTTCCATTATTCGTGTTTTTTTTTGTTGTAAAATCTAATTGTGGTAGTTTAAGTTAAAAGAATCATTTGTAGTCTCTTATTCAAATATAAATGTGGTATTAAGTTCATTTTTTTGTTCTAGTCAGTGTTTCTATTATTCGTGTTAGTTTTTGTTGTATTTCCCTTTGTCATATTTGTGCACGTTTTAATTACTAATTTTTCTTAaaatgttcttattttcaagatGGCGTCTAAGGATTACATTCTCAGATTTTTCCACAAGAGACAGTTTACAAAGACAAGATATGTTGGTGGTTTATGTAAGGAGATAGTGGAATATGTTGATTCTGATAGGTTCTCGTACACTATCGTGATGGAATATGTGAAGGATGATGTCAAATATGGAGAAATAGGCGGTGTTTATGTTAAAAAGGTGCCAACTGGTTGGAAGCTTATTGACAATGATCACGACTTACAGGAGTTTGTATAGACAATTGAAGGGGATAGGTTGGATTTTTATGTTGATGAGATTGTTGACAAATCTGTGGAGCCTAAGCCACAGATGCAGCCATATGTGATTGTGCGACCAAGAACTCATTTTTTTGAAGGTATATTTATTTTGTCGAGTTGCGTTCATATTTTTTGGTTATTACTCATGTATTGTGGTGTCAAAATAATATTTTGTATCCACTTAATGTACCAACAGGTTTAGAAGTAAAGCGTAAGTTTGTGACGATAGACGGACTGCAGAAACAAAGAACTAGCCGTCGTTTGCTTGTTGATAATCCCGAGGCTGAGAATGAGCAGGGAAACTCAAAGAAAGTTGTTCCAAAGGTAATAAGTTCAATTTGGTAGTTATTCTTCTACCATAACTGCCTTGAGTCTAACTTAAAATTTATGTTTTCTCTATCAGATAACAGAGTATGAGAAGAAAAGGATGGTGCATGTAGTAGATAATAAAAAGAAAATTGAAGAGTTGGGATTAAAAAGGATCGCTGATGGTCTGACCAATAAGAACAAAGAAAAAGTTCAAGTGGATGATGACTTGGAACTTGATGGGGAGTACGTTCCTGGATAAGATAGTTGTGAAGCTGAAGACGATGAAGACATGGTTGCTAAGAAGGTTGCTAAAGAAAAACAATCTTTCAAGATTAAAGCTAAAACGGTGAAGAAAGTGTCCAATCCTATTGGCAGGGCGCCAATGACACGTTCAAGGATCGTACGTCCTTCATCTACACAGGTACGTAATTTCATTTGTGTTGTGGACTTTTTAGCAGTTTTTGGTTCTTACACTATTTTTAATTGTGTTAATAACTACTAACAGTCTGTAAACTTACTCCATCCTCCATCTCGAAAGTCAACCCCTCCGGTAACTGAACCTCCGGTAACTGAACCTCCGGTAACTGAACCATCATCCCCTGTTTTACCACCTCCCCCTCCCTTTCTTAAAGATATATCACCAACCTTTCCTCAGAGAGTGGCACCACCAAAAAAGTATAGTAATCAGGGTATTGGTTCAATGGAGGCTTATAACTTGGTAAAAGAACGCCAGAAAAtattagaaaaagaaaaaaaccAAACTGATGATGGTGGTCAGCCATGTGAAGAAGAAACTCATGAGGAAGCCACATCTCCTGGTAATAACTATTTTTACTACTATTGGCTTGGTTCAACAATTTGAATAGGTTCTTGGCTTAATCTTTTTTACAACTTTTTGGTCCAGAAAAGAAGAGGAAGCGTAGAGGACCCACTTTAATGAAAGCTGTGTACACAAGAAAAGAAGATGAGAAGAAGATTATTAAGCTGAACAAGGAGTTGCAGGCCGTGGCCGATA
It contains:
- the LOC141719247 gene encoding uncharacterized protein LOC141719247, whose amino-acid sequence is MDVEGEKWIFLPKDSDKYRKGVEDFVTIAFSKYVVGKELPCPCKTCSNRFWSDAKGIREHLVCNGPCPHYLEWIYEVSTLRIENMIDDMDEMDTDIGMGLGDEFEAMIQNVYGTCNDTGEHGVRNGMDADARKFYRFVNKGRQPLYPESKNFTSLSFIVRLYQLKCIHGFSEAIFSDLLDLIKEAFPNVNVPSSFNSSKVMIKDLGLDYQKIHACSNDCMLFWAENEGLDVAPSKPGWKVVEDRNGPNMDISKSKEYKVPAKVLRYFSLKPWLQRMFMSSDYSNSMIWHALARKKDGKLRHPVDGKGWKSLDTKYPEFGAEMRNVRLGLAADGFNPYRSMNISHSTWLVVLVNYNLPPWLVMKPENLILSTLIPGPIYPSNEIDVYMQPLIKELKELWEVGIETYDARVDNTFRLHAVLLWTISDFPGYAVLSGTEVENLLCGYENDFGKQQKKHRGSSSDCPWKKKSIFFELPYWSSNMVKHNLDVMHIEKNICDKIMGTLLDIGGRIKDHLSAHQDLEEMGIRKDLHPVRCDDNKHVKVRTASFDMTKKEKEIFCSVLMNAKLPHRFASNISRCIQMNERKISGYKSHDAHFILQFLFQFAVVKTLKPEVEIPLMRLGAFFRGICGKVIELEDVEKLPNEIIEILCELEMIFPSAFFDIMVHLPIHLCKEIEFGGPVHLRWMFGVESYLCKLKSYVRNRSKPEGCIAEGEHRSLVEKDAKVKKYKRERTHATEFHKWLKEVVRNKNDISMELSSLARGPHRAAKQFTGYIVNGFRFHTKQRDSRCTTQNSGVFLTALTTNFATVKDKNLIVGEVGYYGAIEDIIEVDYWGALAVVIFRCCWYQKEKDCHGLTRVNFNKLYEKDDPFVLATQVQQVFYVEDPTEKNVHFVIKKFPKDQYSDVEDEINVVVEITEERLPTDDIMSWCRDDVQIKQIPVTLDEEVDNNEI